GCTAGGGAAGCTGGTTTATCTCCTTCCATAATCGGTTCTCTTCCCAGAAAAGAAGCTGCACTTGTGGAGGTATATCTATTTTCATTTGTGGCTTGAAATTGTTTACATGCACTTGATGGTACTGCTAGTAATGCAACTCTGTAATGGGAGGCTATATGTGTGAGTTACTTTCTCATTCGTGCAGTTAGATTATGGAAAAGCTCGTGTGTTTGTTTGGTTAGAACTTAGAAGTGAGATTTGGCATTGGAATAGAGGGAACTATACCAGTTATGTTGTTTGTGTATGGACTTAAAATAAGggttttgatttgaaatttgaattcgTTTAGTTTGAGTTTAAAGTGATCAGATTTACCGCGTTCCATCTCCATTTCAATATAATAACTTGCTTAGAAGATGAATTGAAACTGTATTTTCATTTTACTTTAATTCCTCATCCCAGTTCTTCATGGGAGTGTCTACAAAAGCTTATCGACAGATAAAGAACCTCATACCCAGTAAACGAATCTCAAAATTTGTCAGAATTCGTTTAGAAATTTAAATTCGTTTAGCTTGAATGCCAATTCCAAATATCTAAATACAGTTTATCTGATTTGAGTTGAGAGTGATCAGATATACTGCGTTCCAATCTCTATTTCCATATAATAACTTGCTTAGAAGCTGAATTGAAACTGTATTTTCATTTGGCTTTAATTCCTCATCCCAGTTTTTCATGGACGAGTGTCTACAAAAGCTTATCGACACAATCGATTCAGACAAAGAGATAAAGAACCTCATACCCAGTGAACGAATCTCAAAACTTGTCAGAATTCGTTTAGAAATGCAAGCTCCCTTCATATCTAAATGGcctcaagcattaagcatacaGGTAAACTCTTGACCGACCATCCTCATTTTGATGACCCAACAAACTTTAAAAGTGTCTTTATATGAATTTCTGTTTTCTTAAGGCACAACCTCAAAATCTTCCTTCAAGTTTTAAGCAGCGAGCAATGTTAGCAGATGAGATCTGGCATGCTGCTGGTGATGATTCAAACGACATCGATTGGTATGCAAAAAGGACTGTTCTTGGTACAATATATTCATCAACTGAGGTGTACATGCTGACTGACAATTCCCCAGGTCTGTTTTCTGCATCTTGTGGTGTatcttttttcttatatttagcTGGTTTACATTGATGCTCTTTGAAATTATTGCAGATTTTCGTGATACTTGGGCATTTCTAGATGGGCGAGTTAAGGATGcttttgatttaaaaaagaCATTTCAAGAggtaattaaattttcaatcactAATTCACTTTTATAGCGGGTTTTTCATCTCATCAACATGAGATATAATGTCCCTGGCAGGCAAAGAATTTGGCTGAAGCAGTTAATGCGGGGCTCGGTGGCTCtttacaagggtttgtgaagaaaatGTTTCAAGGGCAGCAGTATTAATGGTGAAAAGAAAGTGTATGAATGAGATTGTTTTCATCTCTGTTTCATGCTTATTAGTGGAATTGTAAGTGATGTTAATTGTTGTTTGATCAAGTGGATGATGTTTTATTATACGTATAAAATGGctcaataatttcattaattcattgttttattattatttatttattatagttaaggagaactagcattaCACCCTCATGGATGGATTGATTGATGACAATTTATTACTCATCTCGATTTTGTTCTGAacacaattatataaaatcacttatcttatttattatttaatatataaaattattaataaatttattatttatttattcattatattttatattttatattttatatgaattttattttttataatcatataaaattttaatatattataatatatattatattaaaaaattatttcatataattttattgtttttaaaatattttataaattgaatgaaaatCTCTGAAATAAAAATGTGGGCGGGATGATAAATGCATTTTCCGCCCCGAATTGCCCTATTGCCGTCCCTAGCCATTACTCCCCGCTTCATCGAACCCGTGATATTTTCGTCTTTTAAGAAGATTTTTACCATTAAGTTACTTTAAACTTGGTGGGTTAATATATGAAGTGCGTCAATGAGAACATGAAGTGCGTCATGAGAACTTTTCAGGTGTCACATATCCTAATACTACTCTTATCAAACACGCTGATCGTACTCGAAACAAGTACATATAATTCtacttattcatttttttctaacgATCCAGTTGTAAATCTCATTGTTCACACGACATCTAGCAGATTTTCGAGTGAATTTTTCGACCTGTCACGATCAGATGTTATTTTTCATAAGTACAAAAGTGTTTTCTTGTTTAagaatgttaaattaatttatcattcttTCTGTGTAAATATGATATTTGATTGGATcatcttatttgttttaaacTATATAACCTTTTAATTTGACAATATGGAAATGAATTTGTTACACCGTTATCAACTACCTCTTCTCTCCTTCCGAATCTCAAAACGTGTCACCTTGATAACATGCCACCTGTcatctctctcctctctcttctctctcttctctctctcacacacactcCATCCGAAAATCTGTATGCCTCTTCGTCAATCCTCATCTCCTGCCGCAGTCAGCGTTAGGTTTACGAAGATTATTTGAAACTGAAACGAATTCCGCATTCTCATCTTTCATTCAAAGGTACGCTGCAAATGAATCACCAGATTCATCAATAATGCATTTCGTTTCTCTTACGTTTTTCTCGATGATCGACGTGGAAGATGGATTTCTACATCATAACGCATACAGATATCTACACCGACCGGCTCTCATCTTCGCAGCATGCTTAGTTCTCGTATCATTACTCCTTTCCATTCATCTTATATTCAGCCACCTTAGATCATACACTAAACCTGCAGTATGTTCTTCGTTTAATCTTCTCAATCAACCGTTTCTTTCATAtactttttgtttgatttttatatttttatgaatttccATCATTTACAGGAACAGAAGTGGATAGTGGCTGTTCTTCTTATTGTTCCTATATATGCTACAGAGTCGGTAag
This is a stretch of genomic DNA from Impatiens glandulifera chromosome 4, dImpGla2.1, whole genome shotgun sequence. It encodes these proteins:
- the LOC124935672 gene encoding ubiquinone biosynthesis protein COQ9-A, mitochondrial; this encodes MYRAAANRLLIARSRIPINRTSVHSPLCFSLSSFTHDHRPNPLPEPVILTESSSSTSTSDESHRRFDEHTSRETRGPARYLEEQSRVLSASLRHVHRFGWTEAALVAGAREAGLSPSIIGSLPRKEAALVEFFMDECLQKLIDTIDSDKEIKNLIPSERISKLVRIRLEMQAPFISKWPQALSIQAQPQNLPSSFKQRAMLADEIWHAAGDDSNDIDWYAKRTVLGTIYSSTEVYMLTDNSPDFRDTWAFLDGRVKDAFDLKKTFQEAKNLAEAVNAGLGGSLQGFVKKMFQGQQY